Part of the Salmo salar chromosome ssa10, Ssal_v3.1, whole genome shotgun sequence genome is shown below.
AGCATACCAGTCCACCCTGCTGCTCTCTGACGACTGCAGCAGATCCTCAAACTCATAGGACTTCCTGTAGGACAGACACATGGGATCAGCCGGGTGGGAGAAACATATTGGTAGTGGAAGTAGTGGATTTAAGGTAAGGAACACAAATAATCTGTCTTGACAGTATTGGCTGGTGGTGAAGATTCAAGATGAACTGTTtgcatatggtctctctctctacctctgggACCTGGGTAAAGGAAGCAGAGAAAGACATTTCAGTCTAGAACTACCTATCTCTATAGCCCTCCAGatggtaaaggtgtgtgtgtgtgtgtgtgtgtgcatgcgcacgcttgtgtgtgtgtaggcagacTGACAGATAATCCTCTTGGCCAGCTCTGAATGCCCATCTCTGTGTGCGCATCACTGCTGCCAAACAGTCTGGCCCAGTGGGAAACAGACAGTATCTCTTCCAATAGGACTATTGTTCTGTAAAACCCACAAAAGACTACCATTTTGGACAGcctcaccctattccatatatagctCACTATTTTTTAGCTCACActctcccagctagcacatttgttTCTTTGGAAGTTGTGGAAACATGTATTTGGTTCCCGATTGCttctgggaacgaagccatacgttttttttttaaacgttctgagaacactTGTTCTGGGAAtgtacatttttaggttgcagggggGTTGGGAGAAgattttactatggttccctgaaagttttcctgggaggttatAAGGTTCTGAGAACAGAAATTATAGGATATTTGAAGGTAATAAAATACACGTTCTGAGAACAGCTGCTAAATGTTGTAATTGTTTAGAAAGAAATTTAAAGGAAATACATTAcgtttttgaataacttccttaaactttcactgaatgtttcaataagacttaatAAAACTGCAAGCTTAGTTTAACTTttaaactccaagcacagataggacacatggaaattaatttgcttaggcattaatcatgcaaatgcATTACTAAACATTTTTGTGGCACTGCATCAGTGAGGAGCAAACTTTTTCCCCCtggcacattttctggctggcgctcgtattgccttcattgttgttttccttacaaataataatTTAGGAATGCACACGTGTCCAATCAAACTAACTGCATTATTGTCTGTATATAGTGTTGTCATTCCCAGGGGCTCAACGTTGGTTTTAGAAGCGGGGGGTATATTCTTATCTGACtggatattattattttttttaaagttaaacacaccaaacagcctacccgaccactcGGAGGCGTCCACagggtcctaaagcacaccgctgcctcgttttgtatcacattccaattataAAACTGAGGGGGACAAAAGTGCAATTTCacaatgtgggggggggggggcgtgaaagttgtgcccctggTCATTTTTTTGTGTAGCATAATGcatttacagttttattcacatatcttcaagtactggtgacaaatcatgcattccgatgattgcatagattgtaatggacatctgtgtgtgtaaaatacttttttgaaagttgtactgattataatgagctaatgctaagctctttgccagctatgtgtggtgccatgtttgttgacattatacagtacattctgggtgtcacgtaaaTGTCTGTCAGATCAAAGATGTTATAAAATGAAgtgaaggaatggttcactcatcttttGAGGAACTTCCAgaagtgaatgaagggaagtgaatgaatgcagtatgcatgttgaagggggtgtgtctaCAAACAGACCAAACTCCTCTTTGGTTGATGCGAAAAAAGAAACATGGTGGCGCACAAACTAtccatcgtcggattacttttgatttctagaaagtgttttactcaattgttTTGACCAATGGTGAGTTCACCTGTGATGTGAtgaattgtaaatagtaattgctattagctaattaatATTGTGGTTTCTGTCAGCAGAGAGTTGggtaaatatgaccgcttgtgtgatgtcaatctttcctcagttagcgctaggactaatgtagcctacattttcaggtttggatgattgtgttattcACAGAAGTATCGACAGCATGTCTGTacattgcatccaaaaaataAACTGGTCAAATTCAGGGGATAACTTTGTTAGGACTGTGTTTGTGACAAATGTTTGTGAAAAAACTGTGTGGACAGCTCAAACGCTGACTGCTGCTTCAATCGAAACTGGacgttctaatcacaccggtttgagcgtacgctgcagggaccactgtagaatgatcacacccgtttGTTGGCATGTGTCAAAGGGTTAAGTGCTAGCTGGGCTGAAACTTGGGCCGACTTCACAAAGAGTTTCGAAAAACAGACCTCAGCTGTGTGAAACCTCCATATTTGGTATGGAACGTTACACAGCCAGACTAGGTCTTACGAGAATGCAGTCGACTAAAGAAATCAACAATAGAAACATGCAAACGCTCGAGTCCAGACAGGGGGTTTCTTTAGTTCTATACTTGAAAACACGTACTGTGCTTTTAGAAGCCTTGGATGAACGTCGTCTCTTTATAGCCTCGCACTTCAGTGAAAATGAAAAGTAAAATCAATGCCACGTAAGGGCTATAAAATGACTCCACCAAAAGCCCTTGATATTCCAAGGACCAATCAACCACAAAAACACAGTACAACATGTTATTGTTTCCTGCCAGGAGTCTCTTGGCAAGGTTCATGTTCCATGTGTACATTCCAAAGCTCCAACCAATGACCTCACCCTCTAGAATGCTATGATGAGCAGAATGACATTGCCCCCTCTGATTCAGTGCAGATGTGCAGAATGAGACGCTGCACTGGATTAATGGATGAAGTATGCGGTTAGGGTAAAACATATACAGGGAAAGACTGCTGTACCGAAAGACAACACCGCCAATCTTAGGTGTGGCAATGAATGAATCTGTATCTGAATCGGAGGGTGCTGTATTTCCTCCCATATTGTCTCATTTCATCTCCGTCTGATCTCCGTCTCTTACCTGTTAATGCTGTCTCGGGTTCGGTCTGCCCGGGGTCTCCTGCAGACTTCTGGCGGGGGGCAGGTGGGTAGGGGAGGCGGGGGGATGGAGGGCAGAGGGGGAAGGTCACGTCTCCCCTTGCCCAGGCTTAGTCCTGAGGCTGGGGTGCTGGGAGGGGTGTGGTGCTGGAAGGTGCGCTGGGGTTTAGGTAAGGGGTTGATGGAGGGACTGGCAGCGCCAGGCTCAGTGTACACATTCTCAGGGTCACCTGACCTCCGCTGCTGCGATGACCCCACAGGCATTAACCCCATAACGTCCAGTGTCCCAAATATGGGCTCGTTCCCCCTCCTTTCTGCCTCCTCTGGCTCCTCGGAAGGAGGGCAGAAATAGTTCCCAGGCAACACCAAGGAGGGATTGGTGGGATCCTCTTTCATGGCCTGCTCCAGTTTCTTAATGTGAGTCAAAACTGACTTATTTTCCTTGGCTGTCTCTGTGGGTTTACTAACTGCCTCTGAGGGGTCCTCTATCCAGTATCACCTCTCGGTTCCCCTTGGTAGTGGGGCCCTCAGGTGACTTTGGCCATAAATCCCCCAGCTTTCCTGCATGCTCCTTCCCAgagtcctgcctctcccagctGACCAACCTCTTACTGTCCGGCCTGTGGACCTCCGAGATCTCCTTTCTCACAGCCTCTGGTTCCTTGTGCACTGTGGTCAGCAGGCATGGACCACTTCCAACTACTGGGGCGGTAGGGCGGGTCTCCTTTTTCCCCTCCCATTGCGAGATCTTGTCCCGGATGCTGGCGCTGGTCTTCAGACCCGCTGGGGTCTTGTTGAGTTTGCTGCAGCCGACCAGTCCATGCTCCATGGTGGTCTGGGGGTCCGAGGTGGCTCTCCTGTGAGCCAGGATGGCGTCAGTGGTGTCTGTCCCGTCcacaggggagaccaggggggaGAAGGGCCGCTTGGAGGTGTCCCTGTCCCCACACACCACGTCTGGCCGCAGGGGGACCGCAGACGGAGCCTCCCCAACCTTCAAGCCGCAGCACTGGAGCCTGCACACATGCATAggaacacacgcgcacacacacagattagAGATGGCAGTGCCAAACCCATCCCAGACAAAAACAGGTGTAGACAAAGCACTGATCGTCGAGCTCAATTCTGGATTTCCACATAATATCTCTGTGTAAGTATGTTTAAAATTCCAAAATAGTCTAGGCTCTTCAGATATAAAATAACTGGCACTTGAATTTATGGAGTAAATAATTAGTAATTCTCGTAAAACAACAGTATGCGTTTCTGCACGATGAGTGGGTCGTGACTGTTTGAACGTGAGGTCAAAGTTCACAAGCAACAACCATTTCTGGGGGGGGAGGAAAGTGTACACAGCCAGGAGAGAGGCGGCAGAGAGCAGACGTGCATCTTTTCTAAACTAAAGCTGACCCACTAACTGACCTCTTGTTGGATCAAGGCCAGTTCATCAAATGATTTGGTTTTAAAACAAACAGAGGAAGCACAACCAATGACTGCAACTTTCGATGACATTGCTTTATTGTATATAGGAAAGGGAGAAATCAGCAATCTTGAGGGAAACCTAAAAGAAACGGCCAGTACAACTTCCCTTCGCTCCCTTAAACAATTTTGGAATGAGCAAGATAGAAGAGCAATTGTGAAAAACATGCAAATTATCTTGGTTTTAAAAGCTCTGACGAcggccttgaggccgatacgtaaagcttaataaagagcagtgaatattatcaagagcagtgtggggGTTTCTTCTTTTATCTCAGCTCAATCAACTgctaccatgcacctgcaacaaagatCCCTCAGATGTGTGAGTGCCTTTTGAATAGTTCAAAAAAATTAATGCCTCTCCCTTCAGTTGAGGCTGTAGTTTTTATGAAGCAGCAGAGGACAAAAACTAGCTAGGTCAAACTGCAAAGCCAAGACAAAGTGGGAGGgggaggaacagacagacagagggaggggaggcagAAGGGGATCAATAGGGTTCTTCTTCTTGGCAGGGAGAGGCCTGTTTCATAAAGAGAGCCTGGCTAAAAGCGGGGAACTATGGGAAGGCTGTTCTCACCCACAGACGAAGGGAGTAGGACGGTGAGGGTGGAGGGGGCCTTATGGGGCCGGAAGAGGGTTACAACAACCCTCTCTGGCCAGCTGAGCTAACAGAGCATGAGGAGACGGGAAGAGATAAGGGGAACGAGTTGAAGAGGAGTCTAATGAGGGGGGAAAATAGATCTGTTGCTTGGGACTTTTCCAGGTATGTTGGTATATCTTCAAGTTGTGAAATCTATAGCTTTTACATGCCAAAGAGGGGTGGGGATTCAAAACAAGGAAAGAAAAGAATGAATGCACTGCCATGTCGGGAAGATCTGTTGGTTAAAATGTTACCACAGATACAGTGGGGAGCTTACAGGGCTATAGGGCTTCACTCACCACTAGTGACAACAGGGTGACCAGTAACAGTATCCAGCTGGCAGATGGCAACCTCTGCCCTGCCGGCCCTCCATTGTGGGAGCACCACATGGGACAGTTGTGGTTGCCCTCGCCTATTTCTAAGGGGTTCCATGGAGTGGACTGTAAAATGTATACAGGAAGTAGTGCAATACATACCCGTTGACTGATTGGTAGACACAGTTGTCAGTGTTGGTACAGAGTAGCAGGGCCGTCCCACCAGTCATTGTGCTAGCAGCTGGCATCCTGGAATGACAGAGAAAGACAGTCAGACACAGAAGTATCCAGGTAGTAGAATTAGATTGCTATTGGTCTGTTAGAGGAGATCATTTGTGGATGACTTATTCTCCTCATGCAGCAAAAGGGTTGGAGTCGGACTGTCACACAGAGATATACGTAAACACTAAGAGTCAGACAGGCTAATGGGTATGCTATATACTGGTGGTTTTAAGCCTCCATCTGAGTTCTGTGAGCCTTGAAACGGCTGTAAATCAAAACCGCAGAAAGAGGAACAGACCTCACGGGTTGTGAGGAATCTCCCCAAACTGTAGATCCCTACTTGATTAGTAATTGGAGGATAAACTTGTAAATGATGCTTTAAATTATGTTGAACCCACAGAAGTTAACAGAGGACAGTCCATGTGGCACATGGGGGAATTTGCAGTATTTTCCATTCATGTAGCTTACCGTAATGCAATTAAGGCCTATTAGGAAAACATCAGCAACATTCCGACACAAAAGAAGCAGTATTCAGTTCAACTTGAGAGGAATGTTTTTCACTTGACAACCGATCACACAATCGATCCTCTTCACTGACTAACTACCTCTCCAAGAAGACCTGGAACGTGTTCAAGAGCAGTGCTGAAGCATTTTGTTTACCGTGTTACCCTCCATCAATCGTGGCTCCCCTCCCATTCTCCAGCTGACATTTTCCTCTGTACTTTATTACTCTAAAAACatagtcaaaagtaatgcactatatagggaatatggtgccaattgggacacagactagACAAGCACTCAACGACCAGGCCCATAAACGCTGGTCAAGCGTCCTGGCATGATTTGGCTCAGGGGACGCATCTGGGCAAACGCCTGTTAGCAGTTACTCAGACAGACTGCTGGACAGACGCAcacgtcccacacacacacacacacacacacacacacacacacacacacacacacacacacacacacacacacacacacacacacacacacacacacacacacacacacacacacatacatatatacacagctAGACAAAGCAGTTCCCATACCAACAGATGGGGGAATGTGCGTGTGACCTCACCCAGATGTGCTAGAGGGCTCCAGGGCATCCATGGGCCGTTAAACCATTTCCTGAGCACTGCCCACTCCAACAAACGCCCCCTCAACCCCCAATAAGCACACATTAGCTAACCCTGCTGCAACTCCTCACCCCAGCCCTCAGGACGCAGGGAATGCCTGCCCAGTCGGGCAATATGCCATACATTGCTGTCCCCTGAGTAGCTGAACAAGTCATTGAAGAAAATGTCCCAATTTGGCTGAATTACATAAAAGTTGTTGACTAGCTGAACTCTTCCTTGGCGGAGTCAACTGTGTAATTGGCCCAGTGGGTTCGTCCAGCGTTTTGAAACTGCACAGCTCAGGGGTTGTTTTTTTCCACTTCAGTGTTTAAGTATAACTTGACACTGGAGAAATTATGCTTTTGGCTGACAAACCTCTTACCGTAACCAAGTGCATTTTATCTGTCcgtctctatttctgtctctctctactcctccaacCCGCTCTCCCCTTCTGGCGTCTGTTGGAGAAGTACTGGGCTATTCCCccccacagagagggagaggaggggtttgCGTCAGGCCCTCGCCTGCAGGCTCAAATGACTTTCAGCTGAGCACTCTTCACACGTCTGAGGAGAAACATCAACCTCCCCCCTACCTTCCCTCGCTGCAGGACCATTTTTAAAAAACAGAAATCCAGTGGATAAGGGCTGGAACTTGTATGCATCCTCCAGAAAGATGAAGTGTAGCTTTACATTTAATTTATTTTCTGGGTCAGCAAGACGGGGGTGCGCGTCACCGAGGGAAAAGTGAGGGAgtggaaggaaaggagagagaaaatggtgcgagagagaaaagagggaaggAAAGTGGATATTGTGAATTGTAATACAAGAATAACGTTACACAGTGAAAAAGGTTGAGGCTTTCAGCTGTCATTCATCTTTGCGAGCCCCAGGGTGAAAGCAAAGTGCTGTTCTAGGAGCTCTGTGATGGAAAGCTGACTGCCTCGCTGCGACACTGCGTTCTCCACAGTTGAACGTGTTCCGTGGACTCAGTCCCACAACTCAAACTGAGGAACACTTAATTGTTGAGTGTAACTGACTGACCATTACAGGCTCCAGGTTTTCCAAACGAGTCAAAGCCTGGCACTACAGTAGCAGGCAGCTCCATATGATACACACCACCCCACCCCCCCCTTCACTCAATGTGACAGCCAATGAATCCGTATCTAGTAAAGTTGTAAATCTGACAGCGCTGCCAGGGAGTTTTATTGGGACCAAGCCCGTTACTGGGGTAACTAACTCCAttggagagagcgcgagagagagccagagggcCTTAGCCACCTCTTTGTCCCTAGCAGCCGTTAACCCTGACCCAGGAAGGGAGAGATGACAACCTCCACAATGATGTGGCCAAGGGACGCCATCTGCTCCGGCCAATAAAAACATCACAGGGAAATGTGACCCCACTGACCTTTGCTCTCTGACATCTGATTGGGGTGACAGCTGATGCACGCTGCGGCAGAGGAACTATGGGAATGAGCATTGTTCAGAAGGGTCTGGGACTGTTGATGTGTGAGAGAGGATCGATAGGACTGGCTGATAATGCCCAGACCTTGTCATCAAAACACATCAGTAAACCCCTGGCCCTGCAAGAAGACCAAagcataacgtgtgtgtgtgtgtgagagagagtgagcttTAGCCAGAGGGTCAGCAGCAGGGCATCAGGGCCCATCAGTTGCATAACAAACCCAACAGGACAGCAGGAGATTCCTATCAACAGATGGCTGGTCACTAGGTGTCTGGACACAGATACAGTTACATAAACACAGGGGTGAGCCAAGTACGAAACTGCAAAGGGGACAGTGTCACGGTAAGACAGGGAAGATGGTATGCGAATTTAAATATAGGGAAGTAGGGTCACAGTTATCATCTTTTTAGCATGTTTGTGCAAGATGTATTCACGTGTGTGTGGAAGAAATAAATGTGTTTGAGCATTGTAAGAGTGTGTGATACATTCACTGGTGCATGCGTGTCAAAAAGACAGGGAACAGAAGAGGAGCACAAGATGTGCtaaaggaggagcagggggactATGACCATCTGCATTGATGCTATAAATCCCTGTTCCACAAAGACCTGTAGACAAACTGCTGTAACCCACACAAACACGCCACTGAGCCTGATACCGGGCCGGGGCTGGGTTCTGTGGACAATAGCAGCCCCACACTGATGGCCCTGGAAGCCTTTGACAGAGCCCCAAGGACCCTGGTTTGCTTTACATAGGACACTAACACAGCAGGATTCGCAACCTAGCTACAGCCGGGTCAAGGAAACAGACTAGCAAGCCCAGAGGAGGCACCACGACATTCCACAACAATAGGGCAGCTACAAACAATCCACTGTCGACTTCAGATTCCAGCTTTTCATGGCATCTGTGACTAAATAAGAGTCTGCATTCCTAGCCTTACAGCACCTCATGGCAAATTAGACATGGACTTGTCATTGTCACTCATTTTGTCAGTACCAGTATAAGTGGTGTGTTCATTGGTGCGGAATCAGCATTTATGACTTGATGTGATGGTGCTGAGGTCCAGTGCTGAGGTCCTGTGTGATCATTGGTGTCGTCGGTGTTGTCGTTGGTGGTGTGAGTGCTGAGGTCCTGTGTGGTCATTGGTGTTGTCAGTGCTGAGGTCCTGTGTGGTCATTCTTGTTGTCAGTGCTGAGGTCTTATGTAGTCATTCTTGTTGTCAGTGCTGAGGTCTTATGTAGTCATCGGTGTTGTCAGTGCTGAGGTCTTATGTAGTCATCGGTGTTGTCAGTGCTGAGGTCCTGTGCAGTCGTCGGTGTTGTCAGTGCTGAGGTCCATGGTGTGGTCAGAGTTTAGACCAGAggcggctggtgggaggagctataggaggacagacaCATTGTAAAGACTGGAATGTaattaatggaacggtatcaaattcAAACATATGGAACCCCCATGTTGGCCTCCGTTCaatgaattccattccagccattacaatgagcccatcctatagctcctcccaccagcctcctctgctttAGACCTGGTATTATCAGTGTCAGTTCTGTTGTCAATGTGAATTCTTGAATGTCAGTAGTGTTGTCAGTAGTACTGTCAGTGATAAGTCTTGCTGTTGTGAACAGTGTTGCAGATCTCTGAGCTGTGGAGGCCTGCAAGCCGCTCCTCACAGCTGCATCTCAGAAAGACATGACATCACCCGTCTTCTAAGGGAGCCTCCGGAATGGGGGAGCGCTCAGTCATTTCCACATACCTAAAAAGGACAAGTCACCCACGGCGGCCCCAGATATCACAGCTAGCAAGAAGGGACGCTACGCCAAAGAGTGATTGTCCAGGATGATGATTCACCACAAGTGGTTAAACTCAAATTACTACTTCATGCCCAAGGAGAAAGGACTACAGTCCTTCAGAAAGGTAGCAAAGCAGCAGATGGCGAGAGCTGCTCAAAACTGCAGCAGAGAATTTAAGTGCAGGAGGCTCTGATTAAATTTCTCGCTCTCCCTGTATGGCTAAGTATAGAGCTGTGTCTATCCCCACACAGTGTGGTTTGCTTTAACAAATGCTAAAGCCTCGTCTGCAATCAATTGAATGCACCACTTCACATTTAGCAAGCTCTCTGCGGAACAGCAAACTTTGCAGACTCTCGCCCTCCCTTTTCCCTCGCTGTTGGAGAGCAAGATGATgagagctggagggagggagagagagagagagagagagagagagggaggaatttATTTTTACTCTGAAGGAACTTCCAGAGTATGCCAGAGGTAATGCTAAGCCAATTTGTTGTCAGCCCTGCTGCAGGATGTTGTAGGGACCCAGGCCAGATATGAAACAATGTGGCAGTTCAAATTATGTGCTAGGGATTTCACCTGCTCACATGCTGACTTGACCTGCTTCAGTCTGACAAAGATTCATGAGAAAgaagaggggggtgggggagacatgaaggctgtatggagggaaggagggtttGGCAAATGAACAATGGAATATTATCTAGGCTCAGCAgtaagtctctctctttctctccctctctttcctctctctcttccctcctccactGCCTGTCCTGGGTCCCAGCCTCTTTCCCATGCTGATTCCATAGCAGGGGTCTGGCTAGCAGCCAAGCAGGTCGACCGTGTGTGCAACAGGCCTCTGGACTTCGCTCCCggtccttccccctctcccttatTTTATCACCCGTTTCCCTctcgctcaccatctctctcccgtGCTCACTTTCTCTGTTGCTCACTCTCTCCCTTGCAATTATCCCCTAGCTCCAACCGTCTCTGCATTTCTTCACTGGATGTAGTAAACATCCCTATCAGGCGACCCATGGGAACCCAGAGCGAGTAGACACACAGGGGCCGCCCTGCTGCCCACGTCCCGTCCAGGCCCAGCGGGACTCCCCCTAGCATGGCGTGCCTCTGCTCAGCCACGTCGCCTTGCCCCTCTTCCTCCATTGTTAGCCGTTGGGAAAGGATGGCCAGCAGACAGAAACAAAACGGGGTTAGCCACAGAATGAGACAGGAACTCAAGGGGATACCACAAACAATTAATTGTATCAATCCAATCTAAAAATAACCTTGACATGTATTGTCATGCATTTTTCACACCCAAGTATAGCATTTCTTGTTATTGTATGTTTGTATACAACTGTAAGTAGTTGCTTCCAAGCCAAGGGTTTGTACCGTCTACCCCACAAAGGACTGTAGGA
Proteins encoded:
- the LOC123724452 gene encoding uncharacterized protein yields the protein MPAASTMTGGTALLLCTNTDNCVYQSVNGLQCCGLKVGEAPSAVPLRPDVVCGDRDTSKRPFSPLVSPVDGTDTTDAILAHRRATSDPQTTMEHGLVGCSKLNKTPAGLKTSASIRDKISQWEGKKETRPTAPVVGSGPCLLTTVHKEPEAVRKEISEVHRPDSKRLVSWERQDSGKEHAGKLGDLWPKSPEGPTTKGNREVILDRGPLRGS